The proteins below are encoded in one region of Mangifera indica cultivar Alphonso chromosome 7, CATAS_Mindica_2.1, whole genome shotgun sequence:
- the LOC123221472 gene encoding ankyrin repeat-containing protein NPR4-like has translation MGTVDELGSINEPYRAALNNDWESLKKFYQKNVGSLLFPVTAFKDNAFHLAVFSKKTRLGWLKLLGKISAPVRSNILDEKRKHKLAFKLAKTLIKKDSSWEETINRQVVPQSPFDNDQSSKGDYKPIPLLLATEKGIGEIVNKILEVCPQLVEHHNDLGQNILHVAIKHRQYEIFNHVKNMKIPMTRLVRKVDKNGYTILHHAADMKPETTKHHPAGPVYQLQEEIKWYKRVKEITPAHYAMFRSKDVKMTCDELFNLKHNKLLGQAQNWIKGTSQSCSTVAVLVATVVFAAAYTVPGGSNEQGYPVFLNSTLFSLFTVMDVVALACSLTSVVMFLSILTSPNTYEEFHRKLPKKLTIGFTLLFISLTTTMIAFAATLLLIIRSEKPHWTTTLIYTAAFLPVSIFALTSFPMYAAFEITLLKLYLRLSKNWRVTKSPLPKKSASR, from the exons ATGGGCACAGTAGACGAGTTGGGCAGTATAAACGAGCCTTATCGGGCAGCCCTGAACAACGATTGGGAATCTCTGAAGAAATTCTACCAGAAAAATGTTGGTTCGCTGTTATTTCCTGTAACGGCCTTCAAGGACAATGCATTTCACTTGGCGGTGTTCAGCAAAA AAACACGATTAGGGTGGCTTAAATTACTGGGAAAAATCTCCGCACCAGTAAGGAGTAACATCTTGGATGAAAAGAGAAAGCATAAACTTGCTTTCAAACTAGCGAAAACACTGATAAAAAAGGATTCTTCTTGGGAAGAAACCATTAATAGGCAAGTGGTCCCACAGTCTCCATTCGATAATGACCAGTCTTCAAAAGGAGATTATAAGCCAATCCCGTTATTGCTGGCGACTGAAAAAGGAATAGGAGAAATTGTGAACAAGATACTAGAAGTATGTCCCCAGCTAGTTGAGCATCACAATGATCTGGGTCAGAACATACTGCATGTGGCAATTAAGCACCGTCAATATGAAATCTTCaatcatgtgaaaaatatgaaaataccaatGACAAGGTTAGTCCGAAAGGTTGACAAAAATGGCTACACCATCTTACACCATGCTGCAGACATGAAGCCAGAGACTACAAAGCATCATCCAGCAGGACCTGTATACCAACTCCAGGAAGAGATAAAGTGGTACAAA CGTGTAAAGGAGATCACGCCCGCCCACTACGCCATGTTTCGTAGCAAGGACGTAAAGATGACTTGCGACGAGCTATTCAATTTGAAGCACAATAAACTACTCGGCCAAGCACAGAATTGGATAAAAGGCACTTCTCAGTCTTGCTCTACAGTGGCTGTTCTCGTTGCCACAGTGGTCTTTGCAGCTGCGTACACTGTGCCTGGAGGTTCTAATGAACAGGGGTATCCAGTTTTCCTCAACAGCACTCTCTTTTCGCTTTTCACAGTCATGGACGTTGTTGCTTTGGCCTGCTCCTTAACCTCCGTTGTAATGTTCTTGTCCATCCTCACATCGCCTAATACGTATGAAGAATTCCACCGCAAACTCCCCAAAAAACTCACAATAGGCTTCACCTTGCTCTTCATTTCATTGACTACAACAATGATTGCATTCGCAGCAACATTATTGCTCATAATTCGTTCGGAAAAGCCACATTGGACCACCACTCTCATTTATACTGCTGCATTTCTTCCTGTCAGCATATTTGCACTCACTAGTTTTCCCATGTATGCTGCATTTGAGATAACTTTGCTCAAGTTGTATCTTAGATTGTCTAAGAATTGGCGTGTCACAAAGTCTCCACTGCCCAAGAAGTCAGCTTCCAGATAG
- the LOC123221471 gene encoding ankyrin repeat-containing protein NPR4-like, translating to MGTGGELGSTNELYRAALNNDWESVKEFYQKNVSSLLSPVTAFGDNAFHLAVFSKKTALYLLNLDESLAALKDRDGWTSLHLLATMPSAFKSGYQWGTLIHRVIYFCLPIGDDDEKPTTKISKGWFKLLEKIRALVSNILKEKRKHTLAFKLAESLIEKDSSWEENINRQVGAESLFDKDKSSKGDYKPIPLMLETEKGIVEIVYKILEVCPQLVEHYNDLGQNILHVAIKHRQYDFFNHVKNMKIPMTRLVRKVDKNGYTILHHAADMEPETIKRHPAGPVYQLQEEIKWYKAVKKITPAHYTMFRGKQAKMTCEELFNSKHDKLLEQAQTWIKETSQSCSAVAVLVATVVFAAAYTVPGGSNEHGYPIFLNSTLFLLFTVMDVIALACSLTSVVMFLSILT from the exons ATGGGCACAGGAGGCGAGTTGGGCAGTACAAACGAGCTTTATCGGGCAGCCCTGAACAACGATTGGGAATCTGTGAAGGAATTCTACCAGAAAAATGTTAGTTCGCTGCTATCTCCTGTAACGGCCTTCGGGGACAATGCATTTCACTTGGCGGTGTTCAGCAAAA AAACGGCTCTGTATTTACTGAATCTGGACGAATCGTTAGCAGCACTCAAGGACCGAGATGGCTGGACCTCTCTTCACCTACTAGCAACCATGCCCTCAGCTTTCAAAAGTGGATATCAATGGGGCACATTGATCCACAGAGTCATATATTTCT gCCTTCCaattggtgatgatgatgaaaaaccAACTACAAAAATTTCCAAag GGTGGTTTAAATTACTGGAAAAAATCCGTGCACTAGTGAGTAACATcttgaaagaaaagagaaagcatACACTTGCTTTCAAACTAGCGGAGAGTCTGATAGAAAAAGATTCTTCTTGGGAAGAAAACATTAATAGGCAGGTAGGCGCAGAGTCTCTATTTGATAAGGACAAGTCTTCAAAAGGAGATTATAAGCCAATCCCGTTAATGCTGGAGACTGAAAAAGGAATAGTAGAAATTGTGTACAAGATACTAGAAGTATGTCCCCAGCTAGTTGAGCATTACAATGATCTGGGTCAGAACATACTGCATGTGGCAATTAAGCACCGTCAATACGATTTCTTCaatcatgtgaaaaatatgaaaataccaatGACAAGGTTAGTCCGAAAGGTTGACAAAAATGGCTACACCATATTACACCATGCTGCAGACATGGAGCCAGAGACTATAAAGCGTCACCCAGCAGGACCTGTTTACCAACTCCAGGAAGAGATTAAGTGGTACAAA GCTGTAAAGAAGATCACACCCGCCCACTACACCATGTTTCGCGGCAAGCAGGCAAAGATGACTTGCGAAGAGCTATTCAATTCGAAGCACGATAAACTACTCGAGCAAGCACAGACATGGATAAAAGAAACTTCTCAGTCTTGCTCTGCGGTGGCTGTTCTCGTTGCTACAGTGGTCTTTGCAGCTGCGTACACTGTGCCTGGAGGTTCTAATGAACATGGGTATCCAATTTTCCTCAACAGCACTCTCTTCTTGCTTTTCACAGTCATGGACGTTATTGCTTTGGCCTGCTCCTTAACCTCCGTTGTAATGTTCTTGTCCATCCTCACATAG